A region of uncultured Anaeromusa sp. DNA encodes the following proteins:
- a CDS encoding EutN/CcmL family microcompartment protein, whose translation MWLGKVVGTVVAPTKDDTLVGWKLLVVQPLNLDGLNNISMQVAVDTVGAGNGETVLIASGSSARRVTKNDNSAVDAAIVGIVDSMEIEGVSKSQYWMQK comes from the coding sequence ATGTGGTTAGGAAAAGTAGTAGGTACAGTGGTAGCTCCGACAAAAGATGATACGCTGGTAGGGTGGAAGTTGTTGGTGGTGCAGCCTCTCAATCTGGACGGTTTGAATAATATCAGCATGCAGGTGGCTGTCGATACAGTGGGTGCTGGTAATGGTGAGACAGTGCTGATTGCTTCCGGCAGTTCAGCGCGACGGGTGACGAAAAATGATAACAGCGCAGTGGATGCAGCCATTGTTGGTATTGTCGATAGCATGGAAATTGAGGGTGTGTCCAAGAGCCAATACTGGATGCAGAAATAA
- a CDS encoding magnesium transporter CorA family protein, giving the protein MLSVYKSHEEGLRTLSLETLEDGCWVHSVHPTAEEITEVAKKVGVPEEYFRFAFEEDGCPRVLRSAGCLLVIVSVPVFRGQDRYDTIPLSVILTPNCTITVTRELTSVLPKGGEAGLGFDTTKSVHFFFQLLYQAGNTFLRQINSIRKRTDEIEMKLRRSTTNEEVYRLLDLEKGLTYFTAALRANDIVLDNIVRMRASPQFRRWLPMNEEDEDILESVIIENKRALALVQTYGSILSSMMDAFSSVIANNLNHIMKFLAGITILVSIPTMISSFWSMSMVVPLRETEIGFYLVVMLSLLSSALAGLFLRKKRML; this is encoded by the coding sequence ATGTTATCGGTATATAAAAGCCATGAAGAAGGCCTGCGTACTTTGTCCTTAGAGACGCTGGAAGATGGCTGCTGGGTTCACTCGGTGCATCCGACGGCAGAAGAAATTACTGAAGTGGCAAAAAAAGTGGGAGTTCCAGAGGAATATTTCCGCTTTGCCTTTGAGGAAGATGGCTGTCCTAGGGTATTGCGGAGCGCTGGGTGTCTGCTGGTCATTGTAAGTGTACCTGTATTTCGCGGGCAAGATCGTTATGATACCATTCCCTTGAGTGTGATTTTGACGCCTAACTGTACGATTACGGTAACACGAGAATTAACCAGTGTTTTGCCCAAGGGGGGCGAAGCAGGACTAGGGTTTGACACGACAAAAAGCGTGCATTTTTTCTTCCAACTTCTTTATCAGGCGGGCAATACATTTTTAAGGCAAATTAACAGCATTCGTAAACGTACGGATGAAATTGAAATGAAACTGCGTCGTTCGACGACCAATGAAGAAGTGTATCGGCTGCTAGACTTGGAAAAAGGGCTGACGTATTTTACGGCAGCGCTCCGGGCCAATGACATTGTGCTGGATAATATCGTGCGTATGCGGGCTTCGCCGCAGTTTCGCCGCTGGCTGCCGATGAACGAGGAAGATGAGGATATTCTAGAGAGTGTTATCATTGAGAATAAGCGAGCCTTGGCATTAGTGCAGACCTATGGCTCTATTCTCAGCAGTATGATGGATGCCTTTTCTTCAGTTATCGCGAATAACTTGAACCATATTATGAAGTTTTTGGCGGGCATCACGATCCTTGTGTCGATCCCGACGATGATCTCCAGCTTTTGGAGCATGAGCATGGTGGTGCCATTGCGGGAGACGGAAATAGGTTTTTATTTGGTGGTTATGCTGTCGTTGCTTTCAAGCGCTTTAGCGGGGCTGTTTTTGCGTAAGAAAAGAATGTTGTGA
- the eutJ gene encoding ethanolamine utilization protein EutJ, giving the protein MTRGYGFKIFIRYFPYLVGQEDVVMEAYEKIYQLQQLIEEKNWTGVPGPYRVGVDLGTADVVLVVVDEAGLPVAGAMRWATVVRDGLVVDFRGAMNIVEELKKEVETIVGVKLECGATAVPPGTVGRNAQACSHVIAGAGIEPIGQVDEPVAAAKALGINDGVVVDIGGGTTGIAVLRKGKMVFSADEPTGGTHLSLALAGAYHIPFEEAELIKRDTSRHREIMPIVLPVIEKMATVTQQMMDQCGNCEKQEVYVVGGTAYLEGFEEAFGKAFGRPVHVPPHPLLVTPLGIALY; this is encoded by the coding sequence GTGACAAGAGGATATGGGTTTAAAATATTTATCCGTTATTTTCCATATTTGGTGGGGCAGGAGGATGTAGTGATGGAGGCATACGAGAAAATATATCAATTGCAGCAATTAATTGAAGAAAAAAATTGGACCGGCGTGCCAGGGCCGTATCGTGTGGGCGTAGACTTAGGCACGGCGGATGTGGTGCTTGTAGTTGTGGACGAAGCTGGCCTTCCGGTAGCGGGCGCTATGCGCTGGGCTACGGTGGTACGGGACGGCTTGGTGGTAGATTTTCGAGGTGCTATGAATATTGTTGAGGAATTAAAAAAAGAAGTAGAAACCATTGTCGGCGTTAAGCTGGAGTGTGGAGCTACGGCGGTGCCGCCGGGAACAGTGGGGCGCAATGCGCAGGCCTGCAGCCATGTCATCGCCGGGGCGGGCATTGAGCCTATCGGGCAGGTGGATGAGCCGGTTGCCGCAGCGAAAGCATTGGGGATCAACGACGGCGTGGTGGTCGATATTGGCGGCGGTACAACCGGCATTGCGGTATTGCGTAAGGGGAAAATGGTATTTTCCGCTGATGAGCCAACTGGCGGAACGCATTTATCCTTGGCTTTGGCAGGGGCGTACCATATTCCTTTTGAAGAAGCGGAATTGATTAAAAGGGATACCTCGCGGCATCGGGAAATTATGCCTATTGTCTTGCCTGTGATTGAAAAGATGGCGACCGTGACGCAGCAGATGATGGATCAATGCGGCAACTGCGAAAAGCAGGAGGTATATGTTGTTGGTGGAACGGCCTATCTAGAGGGCTTTGAGGAGGCCTTTGGCAAAGCCTTTGGCCGGCCTGTGCATGTGCCACCGCATCCGCTTTTGGTGACTCCCTTAGGCATAGCTTTGTATTAA
- a CDS encoding iron-containing alcohol dehydrogenase has translation MPHDGHAPALTAATGLDALTHAVEAYVSTQATPVTDCKALKAIELIAKHLPTAVVDGQDLDAREGMVYAEYLAGIAFNNASLGYVHAAAHQLGGRYGLPHGLANALMLPAVTDFNLVAIPKRYADIARAMGQSIAGLSTADAARLAPAAMRSLIETLGTPQHLRDVRGFNEEDIPLLAAGALEDITGATNLRRATQEEMEAIFRAVL, from the coding sequence CTGCCTCATGACGGCCATGCCCCCGCCTTAACGGCCGCTACCGGCCTAGATGCCCTCACTCATGCAGTAGAAGCTTATGTTTCTACTCAGGCAACCCCTGTAACAGACTGCAAGGCCCTAAAAGCGATTGAACTTATCGCCAAACATTTGCCTACCGCCGTAGTCGACGGCCAAGATCTGGACGCTCGCGAAGGCATGGTCTACGCCGAATATCTAGCAGGTATCGCCTTTAACAATGCTAGCTTGGGCTATGTGCATGCGGCCGCTCACCAACTTGGAGGCCGCTACGGCTTACCGCACGGATTGGCTAACGCCCTCATGCTTCCGGCTGTCACAGATTTCAATCTTGTCGCCATCCCCAAGCGCTACGCCGATATCGCCCGCGCCATGGGCCAATCCATCGCTGGCCTCTCCACCGCCGACGCCGCCCGTTTAGCGCCTGCGGCCATGCGCAGTTTAATTGAAACATTGGGTACGCCACAGCATCTGCGTGATGTGCGCGGCTTTAATGAAGAAGACATTCCACTCCTTGCCGCCGGAGCCCTAGAAGACATCACTGGCGCTACCAATCTGCGCCGCGCCACGCAAGAAGAAATGGAAGCTATCTTCCGGGCTGTGCTATAA
- a CDS encoding iron-containing alcohol dehydrogenase — MSGKAFEYFMPPVSILGRDCLKEIPRYIKPMRFRKALIVSDKVLVDIGLIASLTNVLEKAGIFYIIYDNVSPNPTVEQVDYGLRLFQDNGCDFLVSFGGGSPHDCAKGIALLATNGGTIHDYVGLNQSKMPAAPLIAVNTTAGTGSELTRFCVITDEKQHKKMTITDWHVTPIVAVSDACLMTAMPPP; from the coding sequence ATGTCTGGAAAAGCCTTTGAGTATTTCATGCCCCCAGTCAGCATTCTAGGCCGTGACTGTCTAAAGGAAATCCCCCGCTATATTAAACCTATGCGTTTTCGCAAAGCGCTCATTGTCAGCGACAAGGTACTGGTAGATATCGGCCTGATTGCTTCTCTTACCAACGTGCTGGAAAAAGCCGGCATCTTCTACATTATCTACGACAACGTTTCTCCTAACCCCACGGTCGAACAGGTAGATTATGGCCTGCGTCTCTTTCAAGACAACGGCTGTGATTTTCTCGTTTCTTTCGGCGGCGGCTCTCCCCACGACTGCGCCAAAGGCATTGCTCTTTTAGCCACAAACGGCGGCACGATCCATGATTATGTCGGCCTTAACCAGTCTAAAATGCCCGCAGCACCGCTTATTGCCGTCAATACTACCGCCGGCACTGGCAGCGAACTGACCCGCTTTTGCGTGATCACCGATGAAAAGCAGCATAAAAAAATGACCATCACCGATTGGCATGTTACCCCCATTGTCGCCGTTAGCGACGCCTGCCTCATGACGGCCATGCCCCCGCCTTAA
- the cobS gene encoding adenosylcobinamide-GDP ribazoletransferase, whose product MKAGYIADFIRALQFLTRFQLVKEVDWSLEALGRSVRFFPWAGGVIGLVLGGFVWGILQLFGETLPMHAAAALLILLEIMLTGGLHCDGFMDTMDGIFSGRSRERILEIMKDSRVGAYGAMSFALLMLVKYSFYLDIPLQWLPMASFVMPIAGRWAVVAPLVHYPYARPQGLGQGFGQYAGGLTVWVSLLLTLALLAPMGLQAVVAALTASFVAWTVAAYAAGILGGLTGDVYGAIIELSQLGALAVFVFGEKLLLFLFI is encoded by the coding sequence TTGAAAGCAGGATATATAGCAGATTTTATACGGGCCTTGCAGTTTTTGACCCGATTTCAACTAGTGAAGGAAGTAGATTGGTCTCTAGAGGCGCTGGGGCGGAGTGTGCGGTTTTTCCCTTGGGCGGGCGGTGTAATCGGCCTGGTACTAGGGGGCTTTGTCTGGGGGATACTGCAGCTTTTTGGTGAAACTTTGCCAATGCATGCAGCGGCGGCGCTATTGATTTTATTGGAGATCATGCTTACAGGCGGGCTGCATTGCGATGGGTTTATGGATACGATGGACGGAATTTTTTCCGGGCGTTCTCGGGAACGAATCTTGGAGATTATGAAGGACAGCCGGGTAGGGGCGTATGGGGCGATGTCTTTTGCGTTGCTGATGCTTGTGAAGTATTCGTTCTATTTGGATATACCGTTGCAATGGCTGCCGATGGCTTCTTTTGTGATGCCTATTGCCGGGCGTTGGGCCGTAGTGGCGCCCCTTGTACATTATCCATATGCCCGTCCTCAAGGACTGGGGCAAGGTTTTGGCCAGTATGCCGGAGGGTTGACGGTTTGGGTAAGCTTATTATTGACGTTGGCTTTATTGGCGCCGATGGGTTTGCAGGCGGTAGTGGCGGCTCTAACGGCCTCTTTTGTTGCTTGGACAGTAGCCGCCTATGCGGCTGGTATTCTTGGTGGTCTGACAGGCGATGTATATGGAGCGATCATTGAGTTATCCCAGTTGGGGGCGCTGGCGGTATTTGTTTTTGGAGAGAAACTATTGCTTTTTCTGTTCATATAA
- a CDS encoding tetratricopeptide repeat protein, translated as MMKKEQLAEAEYAFRLAIKENENFPEACNNLAVVLRKNEKWQEAEAFIKKAVGLRPQYPEAYYNWGLTLAALGNIEDAIEAYCKAIELRPDYPEAYNNLGIILLKQGKVGDAEKFFHHVIELNPDFSEAYSNLSAVLKDGPRIEEAEGYAKRAIKLSPMDAEAHNNLGAILRNQNRLVEAERCFLKAVELRANFPEAFHNLAMTLMETGTRLNEAESLLKQSLELRPDFAEAEYTLAALYFLQGNYKQGWEKYEARFAVFNNYQPPVRRWQGEFLEGKHILLSCEQGFGDTLQFIRYAAVVAKQARHTTVLVQKSLVGLFANSEKITFVSSVSECSWDEYDFACPLLSLPMLFGTDEDSIPAEIPYIFAAETLINKWKDILAKQSSGDELKVGIVWAGNPGHKNDRNRSAQLAEVVELFKAVPICWVSLQVGAEGKNLQNGTVRICNFSDLLTDFSETAALIANLDLVIAVDTAVAHLAGAMGKKTWLLLPFAPEWRWQLQREDSPWYPTMRIFRQNRVGEWRELLERVAAALKKEIEDSEVESGGMV; from the coding sequence ATGATGAAAAAGGAACAGCTAGCAGAAGCAGAGTATGCGTTTCGTCTTGCCATAAAGGAGAACGAGAACTTTCCTGAGGCTTGCAATAATCTTGCCGTAGTCTTAAGAAAAAATGAAAAATGGCAAGAAGCAGAAGCTTTTATTAAAAAGGCAGTTGGACTTCGGCCTCAATATCCAGAAGCGTATTATAATTGGGGATTAACGTTGGCGGCGCTTGGTAATATCGAGGATGCTATAGAGGCATACTGTAAAGCGATTGAACTCCGACCAGATTATCCGGAAGCGTATAACAATTTGGGAATTATTCTTCTAAAACAAGGAAAAGTGGGGGATGCAGAAAAATTTTTTCATCACGTTATCGAGCTAAATCCGGATTTTTCTGAGGCTTATAGTAATCTCAGTGCGGTATTGAAAGATGGGCCGCGTATTGAGGAAGCGGAAGGTTATGCAAAACGTGCCATTAAACTGAGTCCTATGGATGCGGAAGCACATAATAATTTAGGAGCGATTTTAAGAAACCAGAATCGGTTAGTGGAAGCGGAAAGGTGTTTTTTGAAAGCGGTCGAATTGCGGGCGAACTTTCCAGAGGCTTTTCATAATTTAGCGATGACGTTGATGGAAACTGGGACTCGTCTTAATGAAGCGGAGTCTTTACTTAAACAAAGCTTAGAACTTCGCCCGGATTTTGCGGAAGCGGAATATACTTTGGCGGCGCTGTATTTTTTGCAAGGGAATTACAAGCAAGGATGGGAAAAATATGAGGCCCGGTTTGCCGTTTTCAATAATTATCAACCACCGGTTCGACGGTGGCAGGGAGAATTTTTAGAGGGAAAGCATATTTTGCTTTCTTGTGAACAAGGGTTTGGCGATACGTTACAGTTCATTCGCTATGCAGCAGTCGTGGCAAAGCAGGCACGACACACAACTGTGTTGGTACAAAAGTCGCTTGTTGGTCTATTTGCTAACTCAGAAAAAATTACCTTTGTTTCTTCGGTTAGCGAGTGTTCTTGGGATGAGTATGATTTTGCTTGTCCGTTACTAAGCCTGCCAATGCTCTTTGGGACGGATGAAGACTCCATTCCAGCTGAGATTCCATATATTTTTGCGGCGGAGACGCTCATAAATAAATGGAAAGATATTCTTGCAAAACAAAGTAGTGGAGATGAGTTAAAGGTAGGGATAGTTTGGGCGGGAAATCCGGGGCACAAAAATGACCGTAATCGTTCTGCTCAACTTGCAGAAGTTGTAGAACTTTTTAAGGCTGTGCCTATTTGCTGGGTTAGCCTGCAAGTGGGGGCTGAAGGCAAGAATTTACAAAATGGTACTGTTCGTATTTGCAATTTTTCAGATTTGCTTACTGACTTTTCCGAAACAGCAGCTTTGATTGCCAATTTAGATTTAGTAATTGCCGTAGATACGGCTGTTGCTCATTTAGCGGGAGCGATGGGGAAAAAGACCTGGCTTCTCCTACCGTTTGCGCCTGAGTGGCGCTGGCAGTTGCAGCGTGAAGATTCTCCTTGGTATCCGACGATGCGGATTTTTCGTCAAAACCGCGTTGGAGAATGGCGAGAACTTTTGGAAAGAGTGGCAGCGGCATTAAAGAAAGAAATAGAAGACTCTGAGGTGGAAAGTGGAGGGATGGTATAG
- the cobC gene encoding alpha-ribazole phosphatase — MRIWFVRHGETEWNRTKRYQGYSDIPLNETGRRQAQEAASLLAKEPLTAVYASDLSRAVETAEAIAQPHELQVQQNSALRELHFGLWEGLRYEQIMEKWATELSLMYEHPETGCAPEGEGFNELAKRAWPALQAIREAHQEDTIAVVAHGGTIRVLLCLLQGKPLQQLWNVAIAHGQATRIDV; from the coding sequence ATGCGGATTTGGTTTGTGCGGCATGGTGAAACAGAGTGGAACCGAACGAAACGGTATCAGGGGTATAGCGATATCCCTTTGAATGAAACTGGGCGGAGGCAAGCACAGGAAGCGGCGTCCTTGTTGGCTAAGGAGCCGCTAACGGCGGTCTATGCCAGCGATTTAAGCCGGGCTGTGGAAACGGCGGAGGCGATAGCGCAGCCGCACGAGCTGCAGGTGCAGCAGAATTCTGCGCTACGCGAGCTTCACTTTGGTCTATGGGAAGGTTTGCGGTATGAACAGATTATGGAGAAATGGGCAACCGAACTGAGTTTGATGTATGAGCATCCTGAAACAGGTTGTGCGCCAGAAGGAGAAGGGTTTAACGAGCTGGCAAAACGAGCTTGGCCGGCGCTACAGGCGATTCGTGAAGCTCATCAAGAAGATACAATTGCGGTGGTGGCTCATGGCGGCACCATTCGCGTTTTATTATGTTTGCTGCAAGGGAAACCGTTGCAGCAACTTTGGAACGTGGCGATTGCACATGGACAGGCTACAAGGATAGATGTGTAA
- a CDS encoding nicotinate-nucleotide--dimethylbenzimidazole phosphoribosyltransferase: protein MSLEQEVNEWIDGAAKPRHSLGLLEKYLKKMVLSWGEVKTELKPFHLVFAADNGVISEGVAKDPEEITYLQAQNMVDGRATISCFCQQCGIPYRVIDVGVNSTKPFTGISRKAAMGSRSFLKEEAMTEAEFAVAWEAGQEQVRQLVAKGYNLISLGEMGIGNTTTSSAVLHGLTGILPEFIVGGGAGLQTSELIKNKCQVVAKGVELHKEKFHTAKDILRCVGGFDMVAICAAMLECARLETPFVIDGFITAVAYICASRLDTGVEKHAIPSHLSREPGMAYSLLLGNIPAEEVVLKANMALGEGTGAVLMVFLLKTMLYTMHNMARITDFIPAVPEKEQRAAL, encoded by the coding sequence ATGAGCTTGGAACAGGAAGTGAACGAATGGATTGACGGGGCGGCTAAACCGCGTCATAGCCTGGGCTTATTGGAAAAATACCTAAAAAAGATGGTGCTGTCCTGGGGCGAAGTGAAAACAGAGCTTAAGCCTTTTCATTTAGTGTTTGCGGCGGATAATGGTGTTATTTCCGAAGGCGTGGCCAAAGATCCTGAGGAGATTACCTATTTGCAGGCGCAGAATATGGTGGATGGCCGGGCGACGATCAGTTGCTTTTGTCAACAGTGCGGTATTCCCTATCGGGTCATTGATGTTGGCGTCAATTCCACGAAGCCTTTTACGGGTATTTCTCGCAAAGCAGCCATGGGCAGCCGTAGCTTTCTTAAAGAGGAAGCCATGACGGAAGCGGAATTTGCGGTTGCGTGGGAAGCCGGGCAGGAACAGGTTCGCCAATTGGTGGCCAAAGGCTATAACTTAATTTCCTTAGGAGAAATGGGCATTGGCAACACGACTACTTCGTCAGCAGTACTTCATGGCTTGACAGGCATTTTGCCGGAGTTTATCGTTGGCGGCGGCGCAGGGTTGCAAACTAGCGAATTGATTAAGAACAAATGCCAGGTGGTTGCTAAAGGTGTGGAATTGCATAAAGAAAAGTTTCATACCGCCAAAGATATTCTGCGTTGTGTAGGCGGCTTCGATATGGTAGCTATTTGCGCCGCCATGTTGGAATGTGCGCGCTTAGAAACGCCATTTGTCATTGACGGTTTTATTACGGCGGTTGCCTATATCTGTGCTTCACGGCTGGATACAGGAGTAGAAAAGCATGCCATTCCATCGCATCTGTCCCGAGAGCCAGGGATGGCCTATTCCTTGCTGCTAGGGAACATTCCGGCGGAGGAAGTGGTACTGAAAGCCAATATGGCTCTAGGCGAAGGGACAGGAGCCGTATTGATGGTGTTTTTGCTGAAGACCATGCTCTATACGATGCACAATATGGCACGGATTACCGATTTTATTCCCGCGGTGCCGGAAAAAGAGCAACGAGCTGCCTTGTAA
- a CDS encoding PocR ligand-binding domain-containing protein, with amino-acid sequence MQVSRFTLSEIVDTSVLQEIQDKFAEATGLAAVIVDPEGRPITKPSHFACFCNYVRSFDEGFRRCMNCDDKSGRRATQDKRPVVYLCHSGLTDLAAPIIVQDEYIGAFLAGQVVLETEHSDIKEVKEEMYRRVADLPVDKEKIGELFDHVEIVPEHRIKAGADLIYIMSNYIVEIGLANIVQKQLMLEMKAKAELESLLQVTELKALQSQVNPHFLFNTLNTIARLALLEGAEKTQEVVYALADLLRNNLRDIDVLRTIEEEVKSTRDYLTIQKVRFGDRIASDIQIDAALLEGLIPALTLQPLVENAIIHGLENRVEGGSIFLEGRIDDKDVVLTVRDTGVGMPAERLQSLFQEERRQNSHGQTTGLGIINVHKRICHFFGEQYGLSVESVPGEGTSVQLRLPFRHN; translated from the coding sequence ATGCAAGTCAGCCGGTTTACGTTAAGTGAAATTGTTGACACTAGTGTATTGCAAGAGATTCAAGATAAGTTTGCAGAAGCCACGGGACTGGCGGCAGTTATCGTGGATCCCGAAGGCCGCCCTATTACCAAGCCCAGCCATTTCGCTTGTTTTTGCAATTATGTTCGCTCCTTTGATGAGGGATTTCGCCGCTGTATGAACTGCGATGATAAAAGTGGCCGCCGGGCTACACAGGATAAACGTCCGGTGGTATATCTTTGTCATAGCGGTCTGACGGACTTAGCGGCGCCGATTATTGTGCAGGATGAGTACATTGGCGCGTTTTTGGCTGGCCAGGTGGTATTGGAAACAGAGCATAGCGATATCAAGGAAGTCAAAGAAGAAATGTATCGCCGTGTGGCGGATTTGCCGGTAGATAAGGAAAAAATAGGCGAGCTTTTTGATCATGTGGAAATTGTGCCGGAGCATCGCATTAAGGCTGGGGCGGATCTGATTTACATCATGTCCAACTACATTGTAGAAATCGGCCTGGCGAATATTGTGCAAAAACAGCTGATGCTAGAAATGAAGGCCAAGGCGGAGCTGGAAAGTCTGCTGCAGGTGACGGAGTTGAAGGCGTTACAATCGCAGGTCAATCCTCATTTTCTGTTTAATACGTTGAATACCATTGCGCGTTTGGCTTTGCTGGAAGGGGCGGAAAAAACCCAGGAAGTGGTGTATGCCTTAGCGGACTTGCTGCGCAATAATCTGAGAGATATTGACGTGTTGCGTACGATCGAAGAAGAGGTCAAATCCACTCGGGATTATTTGACCATTCAAAAGGTTCGCTTCGGCGATCGCATTGCCTCGGATATTCAAATCGATGCAGCCCTTTTAGAGGGACTTATTCCAGCGCTGACCCTGCAACCGTTGGTGGAAAATGCCATCATTCATGGCTTGGAAAACCGGGTAGAAGGAGGCAGCATTTTCTTGGAAGGGCGCATTGACGACAAGGATGTGGTACTGACAGTGCGCGATACTGGAGTGGGGATGCCTGCAGAACGTTTGCAGAGCTTGTTCCAGGAAGAGCGGCGGCAAAATTCGCATGGACAGACAACCGGCTTAGGTATCATTAATGTACATAAGCGCATTTGTCATTTTTTTGGCGAACAATACGGCCTTTCGGTGGAAAGCGTGCCTGGCGAAGGAACTTCGGTGCAGCTGCGCCTGCCGTTTCGGCATAATTAA
- a CDS encoding response regulator → MYTLLIADDEQLERQALRFIIEKNYPQVQIVGEAGDGASAVRLAMEERPDIVLMDIRMPEINGLEAAKSIRVLLPDTRIVMLTAFDEFSYAKQALSMGAVEYLLKPVRPEELTETLRKVAEGVKAMKSKHQEEEALRKSVAEAMPFIQMSFVYDLISGQVEEMTHYRERARFLGLAVDPGVALVIDIDNFRKLTLQASELEKQGMKQRLHQSICRAVRARSGVGKAALVAPTGSDNIVVLLGLENAGDAAVAKAEALREAESIRSVVGEELGLSITIGVGRYYADPRDIYRSYHEAMSALRQRFYLGSSQVIHIEDAPHLSEGPFHYPFHAERAVLDKVRCGDRKQAKEALKSLLGEIFAKKTRLETIKACVLELLVVLSRSAVEGGASLDKLTLLNFYCIQRLNECKEQSDIERWMMEALDQFLDNMLENRNSMNLRVMNKACEYIVANCHRNLPLEEVAQTVHLSPFYFSRLFKKEKGFNFADFITRVRLDRAKKLLLDPDYTVVRIATEVGYQDASYFCRVFRQSMGMTPNQYRQELRGEKAKN, encoded by the coding sequence ATGTATACGCTGTTGATAGCCGACGATGAACAATTGGAGCGGCAAGCGTTGCGCTTCATTATTGAAAAAAACTATCCGCAGGTTCAGATTGTCGGTGAGGCAGGCGATGGCGCCAGTGCCGTCCGGCTGGCCATGGAAGAACGGCCGGATATTGTGCTGATGGACATCCGCATGCCGGAGATCAACGGCTTGGAGGCGGCGAAAAGCATTCGGGTGCTGCTGCCGGATACACGTATTGTGATGCTGACGGCTTTTGACGAATTCAGTTATGCTAAACAGGCACTCTCCATGGGGGCAGTGGAATATTTGCTGAAACCGGTGAGGCCGGAAGAGCTCACGGAAACACTGCGCAAAGTGGCTGAAGGCGTCAAGGCCATGAAAAGCAAGCACCAAGAAGAAGAAGCGTTGCGCAAAAGCGTGGCTGAGGCCATGCCATTTATTCAAATGTCCTTTGTGTATGACCTTATTTCCGGACAAGTGGAGGAAATGACGCACTATCGGGAACGGGCCAGGTTTTTGGGCTTGGCTGTGGACCCTGGCGTGGCGCTGGTCATTGATATTGATAATTTTCGCAAACTGACCTTGCAGGCGTCGGAACTAGAAAAACAGGGCATGAAGCAGCGGCTGCATCAAAGCATCTGCCGAGCTGTGCGAGCGCGCAGTGGCGTGGGCAAGGCAGCGCTGGTGGCGCCTACGGGGAGCGACAATATTGTCGTATTGCTGGGCTTGGAGAACGCAGGGGATGCTGCCGTCGCCAAAGCAGAGGCGTTGAGGGAAGCGGAAAGCATCCGCAGTGTGGTGGGTGAAGAACTGGGCCTTAGCATTACGATCGGCGTTGGCCGCTACTATGCAGATCCGCGGGATATTTACCGTTCTTATCACGAAGCCATGAGTGCATTGCGGCAGAGGTTTTATCTGGGTAGCAGCCAGGTGATTCATATTGAGGATGCGCCGCATTTGAGCGAAGGGCCTTTTCATTATCCTTTCCATGCGGAGCGGGCGGTCTTGGATAAAGTACGCTGTGGCGACCGCAAGCAAGCCAAAGAAGCGTTAAAAAGTCTTTTAGGTGAAATTTTTGCCAAGAAAACACGTTTGGAAACCATCAAAGCATGTGTGCTAGAGCTGTTAGTGGTGCTCTCGCGGTCGGCGGTGGAAGGTGGCGCCAGTTTAGATAAGCTGACGTTGCTCAATTTTTATTGCATTCAGCGTCTGAATGAATGCAAGGAGCAAAGCGATATTGAGCGTTGGATGATGGAAGCGCTGGATCAGTTTTTGGATAACATGTTGGAAAACCGCAATAGTATGAATTTGCGGGTTATGAATAAAGCCTGTGAGTATATTGTCGCTAATTGCCATCGTAACTTGCCGCTGGAAGAAGTGGCGCAGACGGTGCATTTGAGTCCTTTTTATTTCAGTCGTTTATTCAAAAAGGAAAAAGGCTTTAATTTTGCAGATTTCATTACTAGAGTACGCCTGGATCGGGCCAAAAAGCTTCTCTTGGATCCGGACTACACAGTGGTGCGGATTGCCACTGAAGTGGGATATCAGGACGCCAGCTATTTTTGTCGTGTTTTCCGCCAGTCTATGGGGATGACGCCCAATCAGTATCGGCAGGAGCTGCGGGGCGAAAAAGCGAAAAACTAA